The Streptomyces camelliae genome window below encodes:
- a CDS encoding SigE family RNA polymerase sigma factor, with the protein MAEVLELRAARGTAALRPPRAALRPRTSGGMPVIAPMPAARPARVPGQRDEADTEGAAATAVAGTTVDHLTETYRAHYRSLLGLAALLLDDTASCEDVVQEAFIRVHSARKRVRDPEKTLAYLRQTVVNLSRSTLRRRILGLKLLSKPMPDMASAEEGAYDQLERRDLIKAMKGLQRRQREVLVLRYFADMTEAQVAETLGISLGSVKAYGSRGIAALRVAMEAPA; encoded by the coding sequence GTGGCAGAGGTACTCGAACTCCGTGCGGCCCGCGGCACCGCTGCGCTCCGGCCGCCCCGTGCGGCGCTCCGGCCCCGCACGTCCGGCGGCATGCCGGTGATCGCGCCCATGCCCGCCGCGCGGCCCGCCCGCGTACCCGGTCAGCGCGACGAAGCCGACACCGAAGGGGCCGCGGCGACCGCGGTCGCCGGAACGACCGTCGACCACCTCACCGAGACCTACCGCGCGCACTACCGCTCGCTGCTCGGTCTCGCCGCGCTGCTCCTCGACGACACCGCCTCCTGCGAGGACGTCGTCCAGGAGGCCTTCATCCGCGTGCACTCCGCCCGCAAGCGGGTGCGCGACCCCGAGAAGACCCTCGCGTACCTCCGCCAGACCGTCGTCAACCTCTCCCGGTCCACGCTGCGCCGGCGCATCCTCGGCCTGAAGCTGCTCTCCAAGCCGATGCCCGACATGGCCAGCGCGGAGGAGGGCGCCTACGACCAGCTGGAGCGCCGGGACCTGATCAAGGCCATGAAGGGCCTCCAGCGCCGCCAGCGCGAGGTCCTCGTGCTGCGCTACTTCGCGGACATGACCGAGGCGCAGGTCGCCGAGACCCTCGGGATCTCCCTGGGCTCGGTGAAGGCCTACGGTTCGCGGGGCATCGCCGCGCTGCGGGTGGCCATGGAGGCACCGGCATGA
- a CDS encoding aspartate-semialdehyde dehydrogenase: MTGPLTRKPTLAVVGATGAVGAVMLQILSQRADVWGEIRLLASPRSAGRKLAVRGAEVEVTALTEDAFDGVDVAMFDVPDEVAAEWAPIAVARGAVVVDNSAAFRLDPEVPLVVPEVNPHAARIRPRGIIANPNCTTLTMIVALGALHAEFGLRELVVSSYQAVSGAGRAGVDTLRAQLSLVADTELGTSPGDVRRAVGENTGPFPEPVALNVVPWAGSLREDGWSSEEMKVRDESRKILGLPKLPVAVTCVRVPVVTTHSLTVHARFQGEVTVDGAREILATAPGVVLYDDPAAGEFPTPADVVGTDPTWVGRVRRALDDPTALELFVCGDNLRKGAALNTAQIAELVVAERSGH, translated from the coding sequence ATGACCGGCCCGCTGACCCGCAAGCCGACGCTCGCGGTCGTGGGAGCGACCGGGGCCGTCGGCGCGGTCATGCTCCAGATCCTGTCCCAGCGGGCGGACGTCTGGGGCGAGATCAGGCTGCTCGCCTCCCCGCGCTCGGCCGGCCGCAAGCTGGCCGTGCGCGGGGCGGAGGTCGAGGTGACGGCCCTGACGGAGGACGCCTTCGACGGGGTCGACGTCGCCATGTTCGACGTCCCGGACGAGGTCGCCGCCGAGTGGGCGCCGATCGCCGTCGCGCGCGGCGCGGTCGTCGTCGACAACTCGGCCGCCTTCCGGCTGGACCCCGAGGTGCCGCTCGTGGTGCCCGAGGTCAACCCGCACGCCGCACGGATCCGGCCGCGCGGGATCATCGCCAACCCCAACTGCACGACCCTGACGATGATCGTCGCCCTGGGCGCGCTGCACGCCGAATTCGGGCTGCGCGAGCTGGTGGTGTCGTCGTACCAGGCGGTGAGCGGGGCGGGGCGGGCCGGCGTGGACACGCTGCGGGCCCAGCTGTCCCTGGTGGCCGACACCGAGCTGGGGACCTCCCCCGGTGACGTACGGCGGGCCGTCGGCGAGAACACCGGGCCGTTCCCGGAGCCGGTCGCACTGAACGTGGTGCCGTGGGCCGGGTCGCTGCGCGAGGACGGCTGGTCCTCGGAGGAGATGAAGGTCCGCGACGAGTCCCGCAAGATCCTCGGGCTGCCGAAGCTGCCGGTCGCCGTGACCTGCGTCCGGGTGCCCGTGGTCACCACGCACTCCCTGACCGTCCACGCCCGCTTCCAGGGCGAGGTCACCGTCGACGGCGCCCGCGAGATCCTCGCGACCGCGCCGGGCGTGGTGCTCTACGACGACCCGGCCGCCGGCGAGTTCCCGACCCCGGCCGATGTCGTGGGCACCGATCCGACCTGGGTGGGGCGGGTACGGCGGGCCCTGGACGATCCGACCGCGCTGGAGCTGTTCGTGTGCGGGGACAACCTCCGCAAGGGCGCCGCGCTGAACACCGCGCAGATCGCGGAGCTGGTCGTGGCGGAGCGAAGCGGCCACTGA